The Amblyomma americanum isolate KBUSLIRL-KWMA chromosome 3, ASM5285725v1, whole genome shotgun sequence genome window below encodes:
- the LOC144123498 gene encoding uncharacterized protein LOC144123498: MATRQRPPGTASHTRRRRRQQQAQRRRAQQMTPHIYDPEYDEQDFRAETRCGNYEAVLPWPAIVPPFYYWPQPPADFPEDVLPLGTYEHDEYFDPSCGLDPADSSDFDPQDELVLYDYDLDMLQRMEYARSLEPSDLPGLYADDQEEEDSGMGEPHADSDDEGSPPHVMSTVGCGDANTEWAPADQDPRQSLLDDYYGPVLSSYSTVSVLMKHRVRVDISVDRAVRVVNFAMQCTAALGSSGERSCVCHPCGRVLQEPDDVHMATGIRLAKVSCRGVTFTALNHGLVYLVDASGTKSTTERFLNLGYDLPLSVLDIDQEPSSDSFNECFGMVIQARHRTTRHGDEIWTVGGVRVKQTPWGDVQVACGSVRRVIWTSPTAGTMSVNTSLIKVAMSCDPSKFFFVRMGQKRICANEDGFVVRNGSQRAGFDCFGQLILP, translated from the coding sequence ATGGCCACCCGACAGCGACCCCCTGGCACCGCCAGCCACACCCGTCGTCGTCGCCGACAGCAGCAGGCGCAGCGGCGACGCGCGCAACAAATGACACCACATATATATGACCCCGAATACGACGAGCAAGATTTCCGGGCCGAGACCCGCTGTGGTAACTACGAGGCAGTCCTGCCCTGGCCGGCCATAGTGCCTCCCTTCTACTACTGGCCGCAGCCGCCGGCTGACTTCCCGGAAGATGTGCTCCCGTTGGGTACTTACGAGCATGATGAATACTTCGACCCTTCGTGCGGGCTAGACCCCGCTGACAGCAGCGATTTTGACCCACAAGATGAACTCGTCCTCTACGACTACGACTTGGACATGCTCCAGCGCATGGAGTATGCTCGGTCCCTCGAGCCCTCGGATCTGCCAGGACTGTACGCGGATGACCAAGAGGAAGAAGACAGTGGCATGGGGGAGCCACATGCCGACTCCGACGACGAGGGCTCACCGCCGCACGTGATGAGCACAGTGGGCTGCGGCGACGCCAACACAGAATGGGCTCCCGCTGACCAAGACCCGAGGCAGAGCCTGCTCGACGACTACTACGGGCCCGTGTTGTCAAGCTACTCCACGGTGTCCGTCCTCATGAAGCATCGCGTTCGCGTCGACATCTCTGTGGACCGCGCCGTGCGGGTGGTGAATTTTGCCATGCAGTGCACGGCAGCCCTCGGCAGTTCGGGCGAGCGTAGCTGCGTGTGCCACCCGTGCGGCCGCGTGTTGCAGGAACCTGACGACGTTCACATGGCTACGGGCATTCGGCTGGCTAAGGTATCTTGCCGCGGAGTCACCTTCACGGCTCTCAACCACGGCCTCGTCTACCTTGTGGATGCCTCTGGAACCAAGTCTACGACAGAAAGATTCCTCAACCTCGGCTATGACCTGCCTTTGAGCGTGCTCGACATCGACCAAGAGCCGAGCAGTGATTCTTTCAACGAGTGCTTCGGGATGGTCATTCAGGCGAGGCACAGAACCACACGACACGGAGACGAAATCTGGACGGTCGGCGGTGTCCGCGTCAAGCAAACACCATGGGGTGACGTCCAGGTGGCCTGCGGCTCAGTGAGGCGGGTGATTTGGACCTCGCCTACTGCAGGAACCATGTCTGTGAACACTTCGCTTATCAAGGTTGCCATGAGCTGCGACCCGAGCAAGTTCTTTTTCGTCAGGATGGGCCAGAAAAGAATTTGCGCAAACGAGGACGGGTTCGTTGTCAGAAACGGCAGCCAAAGAGCGGGCTTCGACTGTTTCGGCCAGCTGATACTGCCCTGA